TCTGCTGCAGATGCTTCCCACGCCCCCTTACTTCAGCTGATCAGGGAGCTGTTAAGCCGCTATGAGTGCAGGCCCGGGGCATACGAAATGAGTCTGAAGGCGCTCCTGCTGCTGTTCATCGCAGACTGCTATCAGTACAAGCTGACCGGGTTGAACCCGGCGGCGGAGACCCGGCACGGCCGGGAATATAACCGGCAGATCCGGGAGGTGCTGAGCTATATGGAAGCCCATTCCCGCGACCGGCTGGAGCTGGATCAGCTTGCCTCTGTGGTGGCGCTGAGCCGCTCGCATTTCTGCAAGTTTTTCAAGGCTCAGACAGGGATGCGCCCGATGGAGTATCTGAACTATATCCGCATCAGCCAAGCAGCCAGTCTGCTCCGCAGCGGCTCATACAATGTACTGGAGGCTGCACTGGAGTCAGGCTACCAGCATGTCAGCTATTTCTCCAAATGGTTCAAGCATTATATGAACATGACGCCCTCAGAGTACAAGGCCCGGTATTCTTCCGGCGTGTAGTGTCCGGGGCGTACTCCATTACCATCTAGTGTGTGTGGGCGGGAGCGGACAACAAATAGGCTCCGCCCTGTACGAGCTAGATTACTAGGCAAGAGATTTCTTGCACCTGGCTGCAAGCCATGCGGACTCAGATGCCGCTATATTCCTGAAAACCGAAGAAATGAGCTTTTCACGGACTCAGTGGCCGTTAATTAACTGTTTCTATCTTATTTGGCTTCCATATCGCCCATTTAAGGTCCACTGAGTCCGTAGCTCGTGAATAATCACACTTTTGGACAAAATAGCGGCACCTGTGTCCGTGCACTACTTCAGATGTTGGAGCTAAGGCATAAGTTGCAAATGAGTGGAGCCAAATAGGAGGAACCCTCTCTGTCTTCAACTAACTATCCTCCATCCAATAGAGAAGCAGTGCCTGAGAGGTCTCTCGGGCACTGCTCCTTGTCATGCTCTATTCCATCCCGCCCGCGACCGCTTAAGCCAGTGTAAACGAAGCAAACTGCGCGCCGCCGCCCCCGGTATACGTGAAATACAGCGCCTGAACGCCGTCCGGAATCGCCACATCCGCCGCATATTCTTTCCAGACGTTCGTGAAGCCTACCGGTATAGAAGCAAGCGCAGGCCCGTCCCAAGCCGTCTTCACCTGGAACTCACCATGGCAATATCCCCGCACCTTGATGGAGACCCGGCTAACCCCCTTGCAGTCAAAATACTTGAACCCGGCGGTGGCCGACTCCGTCATATTGGCAATATAGCCAATCTCTTCTTCACCGTCTCTGCCGTCCTGCGTAATTTTCGGGAACCGGCTGTCCATCCAGGCACCCATAGGGCCAAAGCCTCCGGTATACATCTCCTGATCCTTGGTGAACAAATGACAGGCCAGGTAAGCAGGATATTCTCCGCGTCCCTCCAGCGGACCGCCGTTCGGGCCGGAGGTTGTAATCTCCACCTGCGGGATCGTGCCGTCTTCACGGAACGCAATCGGCTCAATGCAGCCCTGGCGCGAGAACGCTGTCCCGTTGGTATGCCGGTGATAAAAGATATACCACGCTCCATTAACCTCCACGATACTGCCGTGGTTATTGCCGCCGTAATACATCGTCCGGTCCGCTGGCTTATACGTATCGATATGCAGATCACAGTTGCTCACAATGACACCCTGATACACAAAACCCCGGGTAGGATGACTGCTGGTGGCATAACACAGCTCATGCATCGAGATGGAGGAATAGATCAGGTAGTAGATATCCCCTCTTTTGCGGATGGAAGGGGCCTCGAAGAACTCATAGCCCTCGAAGCCGGTTCCCTGGCTGTAAGGCTGGCTCGGTGCCACGAACACAGGCTCTTCAATTATTGTAAGCATATCGGGGCCCAGTACAGTAGCCATCGCGCCATGCCTGGACTTGTCTCCGTATCCGCAGAAGCCGGTGTACAGGTACGTGGTGTCTCCTTCGGTCAATACCCCCGGATCAAACTGCGGCTCATCGCCTTCCCGTTCGCCCAGGCGTGTGCCGTCCTTATAGGTGACATAGCCGTAGAATTCGTATTTGCCGCCCGGCTTATCGCAGACTGCCACCGATACAAGAGAAACCTTGTCCAGTACATAGTAGAGATAGTAGCGCCCGTCCGGTCCCTGCGTCACATCCGGTGCATAGAGACACATGCTGCCCTCCGGGTTGAGCGGATCATCTGTCGTCTTATAGATCACCCCTTCATATTGCCAATCGCCCAGATTGTCCTCCGGCGCTGACCAGCAGACGTAGTCGTTCAGACAGAAGGCGTGTCCGTTGAACCGGTCATGTGAGCCATAGACATATACTCTTCCTTCAAAAACATAAGGCTCCGCATCCGGCACGTACTCCCAGGAAGGCAGATATGGGTTCAATCCTTGTGGTTGTGTCATTTTAACATCCTCCATTTGTTATATAGATTGTCGTTGTAAGTGTGGCCTAGCTAATCAAGCACAGTCACCTGTATCGTGCACTCGGCGTAATCCGGATGTACATCTCTCTCCCCGGCCACATCGAGCAGTGGAATGCCGTTACTATTGTAATGGACTCTGTGGATCGCCGAGCATCTCGTTCCATGCTTCACCAATTGCTCTTCCCCATGGTAGAGGACTAGCGTAGTACCGTCAGTATCCTGGAAAAAGGAATTATGCCCCGGACCGTACACCCCGTCCAGCGAATAATAAGAAAGTGCCGGCGTGCCTGCCTTGCTCCAGGCACCGGCATTCAGATAGTCGCCGCCCCGTGGAATGCTTAACCAGCTTACCGCATAGGTATATCCCGTTGCCGCCCCGCCGGAGTAGGCAATATACACGGTATCTTCCGTAAGAAGCGGATACGGGCCTTCGTTATTGATCGTGCCCTGAACATTCTCCCAGCCGAGCAGCGGACGCGACAGCAGCACCGGCTCACTGGTTAACACCGCCGGGTTCGCTTCATCTACAGTGGCGATGTACAGCATGGAGCCGGTATCCAGCGGCGTTCCGATCCCTTTGCGGTAAGACCAGACTACACAGGAGGTGCCGTCTGCCTTGAAATAAGTCATATCCAGCGTAATGCCGTCTCCGGCCAATGGAGTACCGTCCATCCGCTTCACCCGGACCGGTGTGCTCCAATCCCCGGCCTGCATAATATCACCGCCGGGATTCAGCTTCATAAGATGGCATTGCGGTCCCCATACCTTGCCGCCAACAGCGAACAGGATGTACAGCTCCCCGCCGATGACATGGAATTCCGGCGCCCAGAAGGTCTGGATGAAGTTCAGCTCCTCATTCAGGTCCAGAATAACGGCTTCCTCGAAGCCCGGAACGAATAAGTCCTGCAAGGTATCTGCCACGCGGACATAGATGCCGATATTATTGACATTGTCATTGGTAGCCAGGAAGTAGTACCTGCCGTTCCAAGGGAGAATTATCGGGTCTGCATAGCCGCTTGCCAACGGGAACGGCAAGTCGTAGGTGACTACTTTGCCATGTATGGTATACGTTCCCGGCAAGGTGAAATCAATCCCTGTGGTATCCCAGTCCACCCGCTTATCGGCAGTGGAGCCGTCAGAATACAGCGCGGTGGCTCTGACCTTCGCCAATTCGCCGGCGGAACGAACACTGACCTGTTCCTCCACACGGATATCGGTGTTATACACCGGGGTCCATGCTGCCTGTACCTTGCGGCCTGTGGGACCGTCCACTGTCAGCACATTCCCCGGACAGGTGCCGGTCAGCGGCCTAGCGGGCTGCTCTACCGTGTAAGCTTCAGCAGGCTCCGGCGGCGAGATCCCTTCCGGCTTCCGCAGGTCAGCCAGCCGGTTCACATAATAGTTGCCGTCGTTATCCTGCCAGCGGATCTCATATCCGCCGGTGCTGTCCAGTGCGCAGACGGCTTCTTTTACATAGCGTTCATTATCGAGCCGTACAAGCTGCTGGGCATCGAAGGTCACCAGATCCAGCGAGGTCCACAGCAGAATCTGCCCTCTGCTCTCCCCGTCATCCTCCCCCGAGGCGTCCACCCTTACGGCAACAATCCCGAAAGCACCATCCTGCGTGCGGAACAGATAGGGATTTTTCAGTCCTTTTTCATGGATCACATTCTTCT
The window above is part of the Paenibacillus sp. FSL H8-0048 genome. Proteins encoded here:
- a CDS encoding helix-turn-helix transcriptional regulator — its product is MYEHRYRENKLHGQPEFPLHIYRVEHQARVHSILPVHWHNEMEIIYLAKGSAVFHIESREFAIQAGDALIVHPGELHSGIDTAMGGTCYYSIVFKGSWLSSPQPDRVQELFLDPVLQGTVRLPALLSAADASHAPLLQLIRELLSRYECRPGAYEMSLKALLLLFIADCYQYKLTGLNPAAETRHGREYNRQIREVLSYMEAHSRDRLELDQLASVVALSRSHFCKFFKAQTGMRPMEYLNYIRISQAASLLRSGSYNVLEAALESGYQHVSYFSKWFKHYMNMTPSEYKARYSSGV
- a CDS encoding family 43 glycosylhydrolase, translated to MTQPQGLNPYLPSWEYVPDAEPYVFEGRVYVYGSHDRFNGHAFCLNDYVCWSAPEDNLGDWQYEGVIYKTTDDPLNPEGSMCLYAPDVTQGPDGRYYLYYVLDKVSLVSVAVCDKPGGKYEFYGYVTYKDGTRLGEREGDEPQFDPGVLTEGDTTYLYTGFCGYGDKSRHGAMATVLGPDMLTIIEEPVFVAPSQPYSQGTGFEGYEFFEAPSIRKRGDIYYLIYSSISMHELCYATSSHPTRGFVYQGVIVSNCDLHIDTYKPADRTMYYGGNNHGSIVEVNGAWYIFYHRHTNGTAFSRQGCIEPIAFREDGTIPQVEITTSGPNGGPLEGRGEYPAYLACHLFTKDQEMYTGGFGPMGAWMDSRFPKITQDGRDGEEEIGYIANMTESATAGFKYFDCKGVSRVSIKVRGYCHGEFQVKTAWDGPALASIPVGFTNVWKEYAADVAIPDGVQALYFTYTGGGGAQFASFTLA
- a CDS encoding family 43 glycosylhydrolase, giving the protein MNEVSELMKLTVYTRIPNQDYTGSLSNSVHVACADDHNGFQPLNRNYGLLFAEATVDEKNVIHEKGLKNPYLFRTQDGAFGIVAVRVDASGEDDGESRGQILLWTSLDLVTFDAQQLVRLDNERYVKEAVCALDSTGGYEIRWQDNDGNYYVNRLADLRKPEGISPPEPAEAYTVEQPARPLTGTCPGNVLTVDGPTGRKVQAAWTPVYNTDIRVEEQVSVRSAGELAKVRATALYSDGSTADKRVDWDTTGIDFTLPGTYTIHGKVVTYDLPFPLASGYADPIILPWNGRYYFLATNDNVNNIGIYVRVADTLQDLFVPGFEEAVILDLNEELNFIQTFWAPEFHVIGGELYILFAVGGKVWGPQCHLMKLNPGGDIMQAGDWSTPVRVKRMDGTPLAGDGITLDMTYFKADGTSCVVWSYRKGIGTPLDTGSMLYIATVDEANPAVLTSEPVLLSRPLLGWENVQGTINNEGPYPLLTEDTVYIAYSGGAATGYTYAVSWLSIPRGGDYLNAGAWSKAGTPALSYYSLDGVYGPGHNSFFQDTDGTTLVLYHGEEQLVKHGTRCSAIHRVHYNSNGIPLLDVAGERDVHPDYAECTIQVTVLD